The following proteins are encoded in a genomic region of Alnus glutinosa chromosome 8, dhAlnGlut1.1, whole genome shotgun sequence:
- the LOC133876287 gene encoding protein FAR-RED IMPAIRED RESPONSE 1-like, producing MIELGGYENLTFGEKECRNYIAKSRRLRLGTGGAAALRDYFDRMRKVNDDFYFDMDVDDECRLKNVFWADARSRSSYEDFGDVVTFDTTYLTNKYEMPFAPFVGVNHHGQSMLLGAALISSEDTATFVWLFEAWLKCMKGRAPGAIITDQDRAMKSAIKKVFPNARHRFCLWHVLKKLLEKFGSHLQYKTIKSAIRNCVYNSQTCDEFDASWQTLLECYNLEDNAWLRGLYNERTFWVPAYLKDVFWAGMTTTQRSESMNAFFDGYVHSSTSLKEFVDQYDNALRRKVEIENVADFNSFNSTISCVSKLPFEKQFQKIYTHEKFKEVQKEITEVLNCSCSLLKSEGGISTYQVMERVEVSDAYTKKVRFIVYYNDPSCEVNCSCCLFESRGILCKHVISVLTTLEDVELLPEKYFLNRWRKDLKRPYKLIKSSYDPLSGNPTAERYAELSKNMLKLASIVAPNVDHCTEVQSYVDMLTKKLGGQSYEQNPPSQSLPSASVTGNRTIDCMGVETCQRSLVDELDTSEDLLAFVTNVQHDQVIGTQNSVVTQTFGNSQSSGPIQGDFIYLS from the exons ATGATAGAGCTGGGGGGGTATGAAAATCTTACTTTTGGAGAGAAAGAGTGTCGCAATTATATTGCGAAATCAAGACGTCTTCGCCTTGGCACAGGAGGTGCTGCAGCACTTCGTGACTATTTTGATAGAATGCGGAAAGTGAATGATGATTTCTATTTTGATATGGACGTGGATGATGAATGTCggttgaaaaatgtgttttgggctgatgcacgaaGTAGGTCATCATATGAAGATTTCGGTGATGTGGTTACATTTGACACAACATATTTGACCAACAAATACGAAATGCCATTTGCCCCTTTTGTAGGAGTTaatcatcatggtcaatcaATGCTTTTAGGGGCAGCATTAATTTCAAGTGAGGATACAGcaacatttgtttggttgtttgaggcaTGGTTGAAATGCATGAAGGGCCGAGCGCCAGGGGCAATTATTACAGATCAAGATCGGGCTATGAAAAGTGCAATTAAGAAGGTTTTTCCGAATGCCCgacatagattttgtttatggcatGTACTGAAAAAACTTTTAGAAAAATTTGGATCACATTTACAGTACAAGACCATTAAGAGTGCCATACGAAATTGTGTGTATAATTCTCAGACATGTGACGAGTTTGATGCAAGTTGGCAGACCCTACTTGAGTGTTATAATCTGGAGGATAATGCATGGTTGCGTGGTTTATACAATGAACGGACTTTCTGGGTACCGGCATATTTAAAAGATGTATTTTGGGCCGGCATGACTACCACACAACGCAGTGAGAGTATGAATGCATTCtttgatggttatgtgcacTCGTCCACCTCATTGAAGGAATTTGTAGATCAATACGACAACGCTTTGCGTAGGAAGGTTGAGATTgagaatgttgctgatttcaattcttttaattcCACGATTTCATGTGTAAGCAAGCTTCCCTTTGAGaagcaatttcaaaaaatttacacccatgaaaagttcaaagaagttcagAAGGAGATTACAGAGGTTCTGAATTGTAGTTGCTCTCTTCTAAAAAGTGAAGGTGGAATTAGTACCTATCAAGTGATGGAACGAGTAGAAGTCAGTGATGCCTACACGAAAAAAGTACGCTTTATTGTTTACTATAATGACCCTTCATGTGAAGTGAACTGCAGTTGTTGTTTATTTGAATCAAGGGGAATTTTGTGTAAACATGTCATATCTGTACTGACTACACTTGAAGATGTGGAATTGTTgcccgaaaaatattttctaaaccGATGGAGGAAGGATTTGAAGCGGCCATATAAGTTAATCAAAAGTAGTTATGATCCTTTAAGTGGCAACCCTACTGCAGAGCGATATGCTGAACTGAGCAAAAATATGCTGAAGTTAGCCTCAATCGTAGCACCAAACGTGGACCATTGCACGGAAGTACAAAGTTATGTTGATATGCTAACTAAGAAATTAGGTGGTCAAAGCTATGAACAAAATCCACCTTCCCAATCACTTCCAAGTGCATCTGTGACCGGTAATAGAACTATTGATTGTATGGGAGTGGAG acATGCCAAAGATCGCTCGTCGATGAATTGGACACAAGTGAAGATCTGTTGGCTTTTGTAACTAATGTTCAGCATGACCAAGTAATTGGAACTCAAAATAGCGTAGTTACACAG ACCTTTGGGAATTCACAGTCATCAGGTCCTATTCAAGGAGATTTCATATACTTGTC GTGA